Proteins encoded in a region of the Paenibacillus thermoaerophilus genome:
- a CDS encoding type I restriction-modification system subunit M N-terminal domain-containing protein, whose protein sequence is MEKTSQAYINSVLWQSCDTFRGKIDSSIYKDYVLVMLFVKYLSDTYKEKLEEYTKRYNGDQERIKRAMSRERFILDEYSTFDYIYSKRNDPEIGVIINKHLPQMRQ, encoded by the coding sequence ATCAACTCGGTTCTTTGGCAGTCCTGCGACACGTTCAGGGGAAAAATTGATTCGAGCATTTACAAGGACTACGTGCTGGTCATGTTGTTCGTGAAATATCTTAGCGATACATACAAAGAAAAGCTTGAAGAGTACACCAAGCGATACAATGGAGATCAGGAACGGATTAAGCGGGCAATGTCCAGGGAACGGTTTATCCTTGATGAATACTCCACGTTTGACTACATCTACAGCAAACGGAACGATCCTGAAATCGGCGTGATCATCAACAAGCACCTTCCCCAGATGCGTCAATGA
- a CDS encoding HsdM family class I SAM-dependent methyltransferase: MIRVTFETDFGRLSRHFNSEAILGKTKERNAMLKTLLEDFAKLDLRPSVLEDEDIIGNAYRYMISLFASDAGKKGGEFFTPAEVSELLARLVKPQENDRIYDPTCGSGSLLIRVVRQVPSRKVAVYGQERNGQTHSLALMNMYLHGIDDAKIEWGDTLANPLHLEDGKLMKFQVIVANPPFSLDKWAMGFAGEGNNDEKFKMEASLDPHGRFAWGVPPASKGDYAFVLHILHSLPENGRAAVILPHGVLFRGASEAKIREEIIKHNLLDAVIGLPENLFFGTGIPACVMVFKKNRTRKDVLFIDASGEGAC, translated from the coding sequence ATGATTCGGGTTACTTTCGAGACAGATTTTGGCCGGCTTTCACGCCATTTCAACTCCGAAGCGATCCTGGGCAAAACGAAAGAAAGAAATGCGATGCTGAAAACGCTCCTGGAGGATTTCGCCAAGCTGGATTTGCGTCCTTCGGTGCTTGAGGATGAGGATATTATCGGGAACGCCTATCGGTACATGATTAGTTTGTTTGCCAGCGATGCTGGCAAAAAGGGCGGCGAGTTTTTTACGCCCGCAGAGGTTTCGGAGCTTCTGGCGAGGCTGGTCAAACCGCAGGAAAACGATCGCATTTACGACCCCACTTGCGGTTCGGGCTCCCTTCTGATTCGGGTGGTCAGACAAGTGCCGAGCCGAAAAGTGGCGGTATATGGGCAGGAACGAAACGGTCAGACTCACTCCCTGGCATTGATGAACATGTATCTGCATGGCATTGACGATGCCAAGATCGAATGGGGCGACACCTTGGCTAATCCGCTTCATTTGGAAGACGGCAAGCTGATGAAATTTCAGGTGATCGTCGCCAATCCTCCGTTCTCGCTCGACAAATGGGCGATGGGTTTCGCGGGGGAAGGCAATAACGACGAGAAGTTCAAAATGGAAGCAAGCCTGGATCCCCATGGTCGATTTGCTTGGGGAGTGCCGCCCGCATCCAAAGGAGATTACGCCTTCGTCCTGCACATACTTCATTCGTTGCCGGAAAATGGCCGTGCGGCGGTCATCCTTCCTCATGGCGTGCTGTTTAGAGGAGCGAGCGAGGCGAAAATTCGGGAAGAAATCATTAAGCATAATTTGTTAGATGCCGTCATCGGGTTGCCAGAAAACTTGTTCTTTGGAACAGGCATTCCTGCTTGCGTGATGGTGTTCAAGAAGAACCGAACGAGAAAAGATGTTCTGTTCATTGACGCATCTGGGGAAGGTGCTTGTTGA
- a CDS encoding ATP-binding protein has protein sequence MIFLGPPGVGKTHLAVALALEAIKQRYTVYFITAHDMIQTLQQARQNHTMKQKMKIFTKPNLLIIDEIGYRKPFWVVNWVRRLKMGKFIDLPFVRFRIAAVKYGDKNF, from the coding sequence TTGATCTTTCTGGGACCGCCTGGAGTCGGGAAAACCCATCTGGCCGTTGCCTTGGCGCTGGAGGCGATTAAGCAGCGGTACACCGTATATTTCATCACTGCCCATGACATGATCCAGACGCTACAACAGGCGCGCCAGAACCACACGATGAAACAGAAAATGAAGATCTTCACCAAGCCGAATCTGCTCATCATCGATGAGATCGGGTACCGGAAGCCATTCTGGGTAGTGAACTGGGTGAGGCGATTAAAAATGGGCAAATTCATCGACCTTCCGTTTGTCCGCTTTCGGATCGCCGCCGTCAAATACGGCGACAAAAATTTTTAA
- the hxlA gene encoding 3-hexulose-6-phosphate synthase — protein MELQLALDLVNIPEAKELVKEVQEYVDIVEIGTPVIINEGLRAVKEIKEAFPHLKVLADLKVMDAAAYEVMKASEAGADIVTILGVAEDMTIKGAVEEARKQNKKILVDMIGVKDIEGRAKELDAFGVDYICVHTGYDLQAVGKNSFEDLATIKRVVKNAKTAVAGGIKLETLPEVIQAQPDLVIVGGGITGQADKKAVAAEMHRLIKQG, from the coding sequence ATGGAACTGCAATTAGCGTTGGATCTTGTTAATATACCGGAAGCGAAAGAACTGGTAAAAGAAGTACAGGAATATGTGGATATCGTAGAGATCGGCACGCCGGTCATTATCAACGAAGGTCTGAGAGCCGTCAAGGAAATCAAGGAAGCATTCCCGCACCTAAAAGTGCTGGCGGACCTGAAGGTGATGGATGCGGCAGCCTATGAGGTTATGAAGGCTTCGGAAGCCGGCGCGGATATCGTGACCATACTCGGTGTGGCGGAAGACATGACGATCAAGGGCGCTGTGGAAGAAGCAAGAAAACAGAACAAGAAAATTCTCGTCGACATGATCGGTGTAAAAGATATCGAAGGACGGGCGAAGGAACTCGATGCATTCGGCGTCGATTACATCTGCGTGCATACCGGTTATGATCTCCAAGCCGTCGGCAAAAACTCCTTCGAAGATCTGGCTACCATCAAACGGGTCGTGAAAAATGCCAAAACCGCCGTTGCGGGCGGCATCAAACTGGAGACGCTGCCTGAAGTCATCCAAGCGCAACCGGATCTGGTTATTGTAGGCGGCGGCATCACCGGCCAAGCGGACAAAAAAGCCGTAGCCGCCGAAATGCACCGGTTGATCAAACAAGGGTAA
- the hxlB gene encoding 6-phospho-3-hexuloisomerase — translation MRTIQYVAKVLEELNRTVDFIAGDEADRLVDAILKSKKIFTAGAGRSGLMARAFAMRLMQMGFEAYVVGETVTPNLEKEDLLIIGSGSGETKSLALMAEKAKSLGAAVGVVTINPESTIGRLSDIVVKMPGSPKDKADGDYKTIQPMASLFEQTLLLLYDAVILKLMEKKGLGSGAMFARHANLE, via the coding sequence ATGCGGACGATTCAATATGTGGCCAAGGTGCTGGAAGAGCTGAATCGGACCGTGGACTTCATCGCGGGGGACGAAGCCGACAGGCTGGTGGATGCGATTCTGAAGTCCAAGAAAATCTTTACGGCCGGTGCAGGCCGGTCCGGTTTGATGGCTCGGGCCTTCGCCATGCGGCTCATGCAGATGGGATTCGAAGCATACGTCGTAGGCGAAACGGTCACCCCGAACCTCGAGAAAGAGGATCTTCTCATCATCGGGTCGGGTTCGGGAGAGACAAAAAGCTTGGCCCTCATGGCGGAGAAGGCGAAAAGCTTGGGCGCGGCGGTTGGCGTTGTCACGATCAATCCGGAGTCGACGATCGGAAGACTGTCCGATATTGTCGTCAAAATGCCCGGATCGCCCAAAGATAAGGCGGATGGAGATTACAAAACGATACAGCCGATGGCGTCGCTGTTTGAACAAACTCTATTATTGCTCTACGACGCCGTCATCTTGAAGCTAATGGAGAAAAAAGGTTTGGGATCGGGAGCGATGTTCGCAAGACACGCGAATCTGGAGTAG
- the zwf gene encoding glucose-6-phosphate dehydrogenase gives MDSMTLILFGATGDLAKRKIFPALFNLFVEQKLPRRLSVIGLGRKPYADSEFQAHVELAVRTFSRRSPEDRLILDEFLRSFRYAALNVTNKEGYRELLALVQAREQELGISEQNRMFYLSVAPEFFGVIAENIKQSGLGSGRGWKRLIIEKPFGHDLESARALNDQLSRAFDEDEIYRIDHYLGKPMVQNLDTLVSANPFLKALWNNRFIANVQITASETVGVEERAAYYDGAGAIRDMFQNHMLQLLMMTAMPTASQDTTGNIRRRKSQLLKLLRPISKENAANHVIRGQYEAGTIQDQAVAAYREEPGVDPASTTDTFVAARLWIDDPAWEGVPFYIRTGKRMKEKSTRIVVEFKNPLREASGNAGRESVPNLLIVQINPDEKMSLQLNGKNPLSGRMESVHMDFAMPTHQMPEAYELLLSDAMRGDATFFAKWEEVELAWLWIQPVLDAFEENLLPLHRYPAGSYGPDAASVLLEEQGFHWWLDDASREKELLEVDIG, from the coding sequence ATGGATTCCATGACTTTGATTTTGTTCGGAGCGACCGGCGATTTGGCCAAACGCAAAATCTTCCCGGCCCTGTTCAACTTGTTTGTGGAGCAAAAGCTGCCGCGCCGCCTGTCGGTGATCGGGTTGGGACGGAAGCCGTATGCCGATTCCGAATTCCAAGCGCATGTCGAGCTTGCCGTACGCACCTTTTCAAGGCGCAGCCCGGAAGATCGTTTGATATTAGATGAGTTTCTGCGCAGCTTCCGTTACGCGGCTCTGAATGTGACGAACAAAGAGGGATATCGGGAGCTGCTTGCGCTTGTTCAGGCGAGGGAGCAGGAGCTGGGCATTTCGGAACAAAACCGGATGTTTTATTTGTCCGTCGCTCCTGAATTTTTCGGCGTCATTGCCGAAAACATCAAACAGAGCGGATTAGGCAGCGGAAGAGGCTGGAAGCGGCTGATCATCGAAAAGCCGTTCGGACACGACTTGGAATCGGCCAGAGCGTTAAACGATCAGCTTAGCCGCGCTTTTGACGAGGACGAGATTTACCGGATCGATCATTATCTGGGCAAGCCTATGGTGCAGAACCTGGACACGCTGGTCTCCGCCAACCCTTTTCTTAAAGCGCTGTGGAACAATCGATTTATTGCGAACGTACAAATTACGGCCAGCGAAACGGTTGGGGTTGAGGAGAGAGCCGCCTATTATGACGGGGCCGGAGCCATCCGCGACATGTTTCAAAACCACATGCTGCAACTGCTCATGATGACGGCCATGCCTACCGCCTCGCAAGACACGACGGGAAATATTCGCCGTCGGAAAAGCCAATTGCTGAAGTTGCTGCGGCCGATCTCGAAAGAGAATGCGGCGAATCATGTGATCCGGGGCCAGTACGAGGCTGGCACAATCCAAGATCAAGCTGTAGCGGCGTACCGGGAAGAACCCGGTGTCGATCCGGCTTCGACGACCGATACGTTTGTGGCAGCCCGTCTGTGGATTGACGATCCGGCGTGGGAGGGGGTTCCCTTCTACATCCGGACCGGCAAACGAATGAAGGAAAAGTCGACGCGGATCGTCGTGGAGTTTAAAAACCCGCTGCGGGAAGCGTCAGGGAACGCCGGCCGGGAATCCGTACCGAACCTGCTGATCGTTCAAATCAATCCGGATGAGAAAATGTCGCTGCAGTTAAACGGCAAGAACCCGCTTAGCGGACGTATGGAATCCGTCCATATGGATTTCGCGATGCCGACGCATCAGATGCCGGAAGCCTACGAGCTTTTGCTGTCGGATGCGATGAGAGGCGACGCGACGTTTTTCGCGAAGTGGGAGGAAGTGGAGCTCGCTTGGTTATGGATTCAGCCGGTGCTGGATGCGTTCGAAGAAAATCTCCTGCCTCTTCACCGTTACCCGGCAGGCTCCTACGGCCCGGATGCCGCGAGCGTCTTGTTGGAGGAGCAGGGATTTCATTGGTGGTTGGATGATGCTTCACGGGAGAAAGAACTGCTGGAGGTTGACATCGGATGA
- the gnd gene encoding phosphogluconate dehydrogenase (NAD(+)-dependent, decarboxylating), translating into MNIGLVGLGKMGLNLALNMIDHRHQVTAYDVNADAVRQIEAYGARGVTSLKELVHALDTPRVIWIMVPHSVVDSVLAEITPFLSKGDIVIEAGNSHYKESIRRYKELKETGVHFMDAGTSGGIEGARHGACYMVGGDPEAWRVVEPLFRDTAVENGYLYAGQAGSGHYLKMVHNGIEYGMMAAIGEGFELLEKSGFEFDYEQVARVWNHGSVIRSWLMELTERAFAKDAKLDGVKGVMHSSGEGKWTVEEALELQTATPVIAMSLLMRYRSLRQDTFTGKVVAALRGEFGGHAVEKAAAASAPPAAK; encoded by the coding sequence ATGAACATCGGTCTCGTCGGTTTAGGTAAAATGGGATTGAACCTGGCGCTCAATATGATCGATCATCGGCACCAAGTCACGGCGTACGATGTTAATGCGGATGCGGTCCGGCAGATCGAAGCGTACGGAGCCCGGGGCGTTACCAGTCTGAAGGAGCTCGTTCACGCTTTGGATACGCCGAGAGTCATCTGGATCATGGTCCCCCATTCCGTCGTCGATTCGGTGCTTGCGGAAATTACGCCGTTCTTGTCCAAAGGCGATATTGTCATCGAAGCGGGAAATTCGCATTATAAAGAATCGATCCGCAGGTACAAGGAGCTGAAGGAGACGGGGGTCCACTTCATGGATGCCGGCACCTCCGGTGGAATAGAAGGAGCCCGGCACGGAGCATGTTATATGGTAGGCGGAGATCCGGAAGCCTGGCGGGTGGTGGAGCCTCTATTCCGCGATACGGCTGTGGAGAACGGATATCTGTATGCGGGCCAAGCCGGCAGCGGCCATTATCTGAAAATGGTCCACAACGGCATCGAATACGGCATGATGGCGGCGATTGGCGAGGGATTCGAGCTGCTGGAGAAAAGCGGATTCGAATTCGACTACGAGCAAGTGGCCCGCGTATGGAATCACGGATCGGTCATTCGTTCGTGGCTGATGGAGCTGACGGAACGGGCTTTCGCCAAGGATGCGAAGCTGGACGGGGTTAAGGGCGTCATGCATTCGTCCGGCGAGGGGAAATGGACGGTCGAGGAAGCCTTGGAGCTTCAAACAGCGACACCGGTCATTGCCATGTCCTTATTGATGCGCTATCGCTCCTTGAGGCAAGACACGTTTACCGGCAAAGTCGTAGCGGCGTTGCGCGGGGAATTCGGCGGGCATGCTGTGGAGAAGGCGGCGGCTGCATCCGCTCCCCCCGCGGCAAAGTAA
- a CDS encoding winged helix-turn-helix transcriptional regulator: MATDVKERINLKEINCEKELTLAVIGGKWKLIILWHLGMEGTKRFSELKKLIPHITQKMLTNQLRELEEDQLVYRKVYPEVPPRVEYSLAPYGESLMPVLKAMYEWGKNYGENVIWTDGNREFMCR, from the coding sequence ATGGCGACCGATGTGAAGGAACGCATTAATCTGAAGGAAATTAATTGCGAAAAGGAATTAACCCTTGCCGTCATCGGGGGAAAGTGGAAATTAATCATCCTGTGGCATCTCGGCATGGAAGGAACGAAACGGTTCAGCGAGCTGAAAAAGCTGATTCCCCACATCACCCAAAAAATGTTGACGAACCAGCTTCGGGAACTGGAGGAGGACCAGTTGGTCTATCGGAAAGTGTATCCTGAAGTTCCGCCCCGGGTGGAATATTCGCTCGCGCCATACGGCGAGAGCTTAATGCCCGTGCTGAAAGCGATGTACGAATGGGGGAAAAATTACGGGGAAAACGTCATCTGGACGGATGGAAATCGTGAGTTCATGTGCAGATAA
- a CDS encoding helix-turn-helix domain-containing protein — MNALLVDDDYFVVTALEKKIDWKSLQIEAVYTANNVAQARDIIMNHPVHILISDIDMPQGSGLELLAWIREENYNIQAIFLTNYADFNYAQKAIELQSFEYFLKPIEFDKLMLIIHKAVARSKEQQHKEKAIREGYFWQKNQAKIREHFWRKLVNGSVSYPMKPADIAHAAAEQNLPYAMTDHFQPLFIHIYPYNGSLGQADKGLFDFALLNVLYELFQDPGFSIETILEYKPYNWLAILRWNGSPDSRTLGELCSAFIPKANQYLKADACCNIALSGRLETISHVIKQLLDMNEEIVKCRNQIFYAETYNRQPKADYVPPDLSRLEELLIQNQPGAFLNETSRYLKEHVKHQTLNVSVLSLFRLDIVQLVYAFLKTKGIQAHKLYAGRTNDQLLAHSLNSVEDLEEYLQYLVNTAMEYRNFAEHPKSVVEQIKQYVLTHCGEDLTRNHLAEIVYLNPDYLARLFKKETGVSLGTYIIQARIAAAKHLLGTTQMSVYEIAKKVGYSNYSYFSKLFKQEVGLSPNEYKRGCRV, encoded by the coding sequence ATGAATGCCTTGCTTGTCGATGACGATTACTTTGTCGTAACCGCGCTGGAAAAGAAAATCGACTGGAAGTCCTTACAGATCGAAGCGGTGTATACGGCGAACAACGTCGCGCAGGCGCGGGACATCATCATGAATCACCCGGTTCACATTCTGATTTCCGATATCGATATGCCGCAGGGAAGCGGATTGGAGCTCCTGGCGTGGATTCGGGAGGAGAATTACAACATTCAAGCCATCTTCCTGACCAACTACGCCGATTTCAACTACGCCCAGAAAGCCATCGAATTGCAGAGCTTCGAATATTTTCTTAAACCGATCGAGTTCGACAAGCTGATGCTGATCATCCATAAGGCGGTCGCCAGATCAAAAGAACAGCAACATAAAGAGAAAGCCATACGGGAGGGCTACTTCTGGCAAAAAAACCAGGCGAAAATACGCGAGCACTTCTGGAGGAAACTGGTTAACGGAAGCGTCTCTTACCCGATGAAGCCGGCCGATATCGCCCATGCCGCAGCGGAACAAAACCTCCCGTATGCCATGACCGATCACTTTCAGCCTTTGTTTATTCATATTTATCCGTATAACGGAAGCTTGGGCCAAGCCGACAAAGGCCTTTTTGATTTCGCGCTGCTGAATGTGCTGTACGAGCTGTTTCAGGATCCCGGTTTCTCCATCGAGACGATTCTGGAATACAAACCGTACAACTGGCTCGCCATCTTGAGATGGAACGGTTCCCCCGACTCCCGGACGCTCGGAGAGCTTTGTTCCGCTTTTATCCCGAAAGCGAACCAATACCTCAAAGCCGACGCCTGCTGCAATATCGCCTTATCCGGCAGACTGGAAACGATCAGTCACGTCATCAAGCAGTTGCTCGACATGAACGAAGAGATTGTCAAATGCCGCAATCAAATTTTTTACGCGGAAACTTACAACCGTCAACCCAAAGCAGACTACGTGCCGCCGGATTTGTCACGTTTGGAAGAGCTGCTGATCCAAAACCAACCCGGCGCTTTTCTGAACGAAACGTCCCGGTATTTGAAGGAGCATGTAAAACATCAAACGCTGAACGTCTCCGTCCTCAGCTTGTTCCGGTTGGATATCGTGCAGCTTGTGTATGCCTTCCTCAAAACAAAAGGCATACAAGCGCATAAACTGTATGCCGGCCGAACAAACGATCAATTATTGGCGCATTCGCTTAATTCCGTCGAGGATCTGGAGGAATATCTTCAGTATTTGGTGAACACCGCCATGGAGTACCGGAACTTCGCCGAACACCCCAAATCGGTGGTGGAGCAGATCAAGCAATATGTCTTGACGCATTGCGGTGAGGATTTGACCCGAAACCACTTGGCGGAAATCGTATACCTGAACCCGGATTATCTGGCGAGGTTATTCAAGAAGGAAACCGGCGTTTCATTAGGGACTTATATCATTCAAGCCCGCATCGCGGCCGCCAAACATTTATTGGGGACCACGCAGATGTCCGTATACGAAATCGCCAAGAAAGTGGGGTATTCCAACTACTCCTATTTCTCGAAACTGTTCAAACAAGAAGTTGGCCTTAGCCCTAACGAGTATAAGAGAGGGTGCAGAGTTTGA
- a CDS encoding sensor histidine kinase, translating to MAKSAENKMHSIKHYVNMLLLISFVTLLLDLIISFASIVLVRQQSARYLQDAADLYIDRINNNFSYLNHFMGWTLANDEDVETMNTAEDANDAEFLKAHRNLYKRFSELQKSFGKEYNFFIYLRNQNFLSNSAPMNLSYPEYQTLKKQITDYAEEKIIYEKFYSQWTTIDLNGRSYMINIVPYYDSYMICLISADDLIRPLREINLGGNGYVSLVNENGESLTEPVSKSSLPNLMQIGTAVNREFSNASFYVRMVIQFGAFEKIMIAQLLVVLLAVMIAGNLCLIMLYFQKKVLKPIKNFSNNLALLTSGDEPIDFASSKMMELEKANRQFIELVNQIKKIKIDLYERELEKRNIQLDYMKLQIKPHFFLNCLTTIYSMAQMQMYAEIQHMTLSISKYFRYIFQNGRDFVRLEDEIEHVRTYLDIQKQRYRNAFDYRIEQAEQAAGVFIPPLVLQTFIENAMKYAVSREHEVQVLLVVSRQVEGDEEMTVIRIADTGPGFPPSVLENLMNGQPLDPSNGSRIGITNTLQRLEYLYQKKAKVCFSNIEGGGACVVLSLPDLPKNPTETEGRL from the coding sequence ATGGCCAAAAGCGCGGAAAACAAGATGCACTCCATCAAACACTACGTGAACATGCTGCTCCTCATTTCTTTCGTCACCTTGCTGCTGGACTTGATCATCAGCTTCGCTTCCATCGTCCTGGTCCGGCAGCAGTCCGCCCGGTATTTGCAGGATGCGGCCGATCTGTATATCGACCGGATCAACAATAACTTCTCCTATTTAAACCATTTTATGGGATGGACGCTGGCCAACGACGAAGATGTGGAGACCATGAATACCGCCGAGGACGCCAATGATGCCGAATTTTTAAAAGCGCACCGCAACTTGTACAAACGGTTCTCCGAGCTTCAAAAAAGCTTCGGAAAAGAGTATAACTTCTTCATCTATTTGCGTAACCAGAATTTCCTGTCCAACTCCGCTCCCATGAACTTGTCTTATCCCGAATATCAAACCTTAAAAAAACAGATTACCGATTACGCGGAAGAAAAAATCATTTACGAAAAATTTTACTCCCAATGGACGACCATCGACCTTAACGGCCGTTCCTACATGATTAATATCGTTCCTTATTACGATAGTTATATGATCTGCCTGATTTCAGCCGACGACCTCATTCGCCCCTTGCGCGAGATCAACCTGGGGGGAAACGGATATGTCTCCCTGGTGAATGAGAACGGAGAGAGTCTAACCGAACCGGTATCCAAGTCATCGCTTCCGAATCTCATGCAAATCGGGACGGCTGTAAACCGGGAATTTTCCAACGCGTCTTTCTACGTGAGAATGGTTATTCAATTCGGGGCCTTCGAAAAAATCATGATTGCCCAACTGCTGGTCGTTCTTCTGGCCGTGATGATCGCCGGCAACTTGTGTTTGATTATGCTGTATTTCCAGAAAAAGGTGTTGAAACCGATCAAAAACTTCTCCAACAACCTTGCCCTCTTAACGAGCGGCGACGAACCGATCGATTTCGCCAGCAGCAAAATGATGGAATTGGAGAAGGCGAACCGGCAGTTTATCGAACTGGTCAACCAAATCAAAAAGATTAAAATCGATCTCTACGAACGCGAGCTGGAGAAGCGGAACATCCAGTTGGATTATATGAAATTGCAGATCAAACCCCACTTTTTCCTAAACTGCCTGACGACCATTTACAGCATGGCCCAGATGCAGATGTACGCGGAAATCCAACACATGACGCTGTCGATCTCCAAATACTTTCGTTATATCTTTCAGAACGGTCGCGATTTTGTCCGGCTGGAGGACGAGATCGAGCATGTGCGAACGTATCTCGACATCCAGAAGCAGCGATACCGGAATGCCTTCGATTACCGTATCGAGCAGGCGGAACAAGCGGCTGGCGTGTTCATTCCGCCGCTCGTTCTTCAGACGTTCATCGAAAATGCGATGAAATATGCGGTCTCGCGGGAACATGAGGTGCAAGTCTTGCTTGTGGTCAGCCGCCAGGTTGAAGGGGACGAAGAGATGACGGTTATACGGATTGCCGATACCGGGCCCGGCTTTCCTCCGTCTGTATTGGAGAATCTGATGAACGGGCAACCCCTGGATCCATCCAACGGCTCGCGCATCGGCATAACGAATACGCTTCAAAGACTGGAGTACCTCTATCAGAAGAAAGCCAAAGTTTGCTTCTCCAATATAGAGGGCGGGGGAGCCTGCGTCGTCTTGTCTCTTCCGGATCTCCCGAAGAATCCAACCGAAACGGAGGGCCGCCTATGA
- a CDS encoding ABC transporter permease produces MGRIGRNWGLYVLLLPAVVLLFCFTYIPMYGVMIAFKDYNPVMGISGSPWVGFKHFERFFHSYQFELTIKNTLFISLYSFATFPIPIVFALFVNQMRQNWFRRFFQTVTYMPHFISTVVLVGLMLILLSPGNGLIGNLYRLFGAEAPNLMGSAGLFSSVYVWSDVWQQTGWNSIIFLAALSAVDPSLYEAAKADGASRWQNIWHIDIPMLMPTAITLLILRVGGLLGVGFEKVYLMQNNLNITGSEVISTYVYKVGLLSAQYSFSSAVNLFNTVVNFILLILVNRISRRYSEQSLW; encoded by the coding sequence ATGGGGAGGATCGGCAGGAACTGGGGCTTGTATGTGTTGCTGCTGCCGGCTGTGGTGCTGCTCTTTTGCTTTACCTACATACCCATGTACGGCGTGATGATCGCGTTTAAGGATTACAACCCCGTAATGGGCATATCGGGCAGCCCGTGGGTCGGCTTCAAGCACTTCGAAAGGTTTTTTCATTCGTATCAATTTGAATTAACCATCAAAAATACGCTGTTTATCAGCCTGTACAGCTTCGCTACGTTTCCGATTCCGATCGTCTTTGCGCTGTTCGTGAATCAGATGCGGCAAAACTGGTTCAGACGGTTCTTCCAGACCGTAACGTATATGCCGCATTTTATCTCCACCGTTGTTCTCGTCGGATTGATGCTGATTCTGCTTTCTCCGGGCAATGGATTAATCGGAAACCTGTATCGTTTGTTCGGAGCCGAAGCTCCCAACCTGATGGGCTCGGCCGGTTTGTTCAGCAGCGTGTACGTATGGTCCGACGTGTGGCAGCAGACCGGATGGAACAGCATTATTTTTCTCGCGGCGCTGTCGGCGGTTGATCCCAGTTTGTACGAGGCCGCGAAGGCGGACGGCGCGAGCCGATGGCAAAATATTTGGCATATCGACATCCCCATGCTGATGCCGACGGCCATTACGCTGCTGATATTGCGGGTCGGGGGGCTTTTGGGCGTCGGATTCGAGAAAGTGTATCTCATGCAGAACAACCTGAATATCACGGGCAGCGAGGTTATTTCCACCTATGTGTATAAAGTCGGCCTCTTGAGCGCCCAGTACAGTTTCTCTTCCGCGGTCAACCTGTTTAACACCGTCGTTAATTTCATCTTGCTGATCTTGGTCAACCGGATATCCAGAAGGTATAGCGAACAAAGTCTTTGGTAA